GTATACTCAATCCTCAATTAAAGATAGGGATGAACTTTCACACTTTCCTTATTTGGAAGATGGagttttcttttatgtttttcttaaaaaaaagattaaaaaaaaacattaagcAATTCTTTCATGGATTTGGTTGAAGTGACAAGAAACTTTAAGGCCTTATTAAATAGGATGAAAGTAAATAAAGTTTAATAAACAAACCTCCTAAATATACCACCAAGGATGAAATGGCAAATGACACCATGGCAAAAAAATAAACTTGTTTCGTCCAATAACTATGTGGAATTACTAAAAGCAATTCAATTAGACAAACCtgggaagaagaaaagctacCACAGGGAGGCCAGGTATGAGTAACACTAAATAAATATGGATGAGAAAGTATTAACTCGGATAGAAGCAGATTCGATGGCAATATGGAACACCTGCACAACCAAACCAGCACCAAACTTTACAAAGTTATGGCAGTTATATAAACAGACCATGATCATCCATGAAATGTTGCAGTTGATATCAAAGGTCTTTTATCACAAGTATGAGCTTACCCTGTATCACCTTCAAGCATATTAAGAGAATACTGTAAGGTAAACACCAACACCCTTGAGTGTTGCTTGCTTTGTAGTTCAAAATAACCTATAGATAGATACCAGTAGCCAAACAAATATAAGCTGGATTAAATAATATCATATAAGAATCAATGGAGAAACATGACTTTAATTATGAGTTACCATCAGGAAAAATATGCGAAATTCTTTTGCAGACTCTTGTATCTCTTTTGCCAAAACTATCATCCTAACAAAAAAGATAATGAGAGGAAATTTTCAAACCTATAACAAATCATATCCAACTAAAAAGGTTCTGTGAGTGTAATAAACCTTGAAAGATGTCATGTACTGAGCATAAAGCTCGTACAAGTAGTCCAAAACATAGCTATGATCGAACTCAACTTCACTTATAAGTTTCTTGAGAAAAATCTTCAAGTAAGGAGCATAAAAATCACCCTGTATTTGGCTAAAAATTCACATTTCAAAGCAATAACATGATATGATACGAATATGAACGAGACTGGAGAAATTACAGGAGTGGAAAGGCAATGGTCCCAGATGAACTTCTGAACTGACTCTGTAATTGAGCCTCCACCACACGCCCTGAAATgcaaattttcaatttcaacttCAACATTTAATTCACGTAACATAACACAGTAAATGATAGTATTGAAGGAAGGAAGAAGGGACCTGGCATGTGAGAAAATGCAACACATCAATCTTCTGGGCCTTCCACTTTTTGAGATGTGGTTCTGAGCTTCAGAACACACAACACAACAACATTACAACACTGCACACAGAGCATGTTTGTCTTTAGTTTTCTGCTTCATGTCAGGATACCCACCACTCATTTGCTCTTATGCCTACTCATTTCAATCTTCCAATGTTTCTTCCTTTCTGTTCTCTCTGATTCtgctctgaaaaaaaaaaacaactttGGCAGATCAAAACTCATCTGGGTCATGTAAAGTTTGAGCCTTTTTTAAGgaacttaaaaagaaaaaagggataataaaaaatagaatctgGTGGAGCTAATAACCTGTACTCAGTTGATGATGAGTTTAGAATTGGACAATTCAAATTGGACAATTATTTCTTATAGAATGCAGGAATATATTTTCAGCAAGGAAACAACTAATGAACCATTTATCTTGAGGTCAACAACTAAGGAAGAAGCAGAGTTACCAGTGAATCTGTTCCGGTTTCGGCGACGGTTGTAACTGGTGGCGGCGTGTTTGACGGCGACCTCCTCTCCCCTTTCGGCTCCTCCCAGCGGCGGCGCTATCAATGGCAGCAGCAAAAAACCCTAATGGCAACTGGAACAGGGTGCGACGGCGATGGCCTTGACCCCAATCGACGGCAGCCACGGCAGCAGAGCAGGACGGTGCGAGAACGGACCTCCTCCTTCTCCCCTGGGTTCATCGTCTTCTGCTTCTCCTTCACTCTTCGTCGTTCTTCTCCTTCGTGAGCGTGCGCTCTCCATCTCTTCGCGaacacactctctctcttcgGCTTCAGTGGCAACGACGGCAAGCTTAGTGGTGGCGGCGGTGGCAAGACGCGACGGTGCAAACCCGCAATGAGGACGACGACGACGCTGGCTTCGCGGTGAGCTTATGTGGTCTCCCTATCTCTTCGCAGTTATTTCTCTTGCGGTTCTGGCTTTCCGACGGCATAGCAACGCGACGGTGGTAACAAACTCAGCAGCGCCGGCTCGGCTCCTTCCCCCCTTTCCTCTCCTTCTCTgtttctccctctcttctcttaacatttctttctttcttttttttatttgttgaaGCTGCTGAGTGCTAAGTGTTGTATTTTTGGAgaggagaattaaaatattgCCAAAAGAAAATTAGGTTAGCAGCGGTTTTCTAATTTGTGGCAAAACCAAATCAAATAGCTGCTCTTTCTGCGTTCACTATTGAAACTGCTGGAAATCTGTTAAAATTTTAATCAATGCTTCAACAGCAAGGTTAACTAACaacaattaatcaattattCAACAATGATTATtacaaagaaaaaattaatatctAGAAAAACTGGAAGCCTGAAAAAAAGCAGATCTGGCGGAGATAATGGCTAGCAAGAGGCAAGACAGTGACCGACGGGATGGAAGTGTGGACAGAGCTGGCGCCGGCAGAAAGTGGTTGTGCGACAAAAATTGGCATTGGCACTGGTATCGATTTTCAAATATCAAACAGAGCTGGTTGCGCAACGGAAAGTGGCTGCGTAATAAACAGTGCTAGTTGACGTTGACTGGACAAAAATTACGACTGCGACGATAGCTGAACGGAAGTTGCGTTGAAAGCTCGAGGTCCAGTCGTCTAGGTGAGTGCTGCTTAGCGTTCTGCTTCTACCTGTTGTGGAGACTAGAAAGGAGAAGGATAATAGTTAGGAAATTTAGGGAGTTAGCGTAATAGGGTTCAGCAACCAAAATGCAATAGTTTTTGACACAATTCAAAAATTGGCCGGATCACAGTTCAATTCAATCAACTGGTTCGACAGTCCAACGCTGGTTTCTCAATTTAGTGATTTTAGCTTCTATTCAAACCGTATTTAACAATGCCAGCCATTTCGAATCGATTTTCAAAACCTTACTTTTAACCGTACTAACAAATACTTTAGCTAACCTACCtgctaataaaaatattagacgtacaaacacaaatattttataacaCGAGTAAAAGTgttatttgatatatatattcATTTCTTTCCTTCCCATATCTACccaaacaaacaaagaaaattggttcttctttcttttaattttccttccttttttttcatccaaaatacttataaaatttaag
Above is a genomic segment from Arachis stenosperma cultivar V10309 chromosome 1, arast.V10309.gnm1.PFL2, whole genome shotgun sequence containing:
- the LOC130961460 gene encoding uncharacterized protein LOC130961460 isoform X2 yields the protein MCCIFSHARACGGGSITESVQKFIWDHCLSTPIFLKKLISEVEFDHSYVLDYLYELYAQYMTSFKDDSFGKRDTRVCKRISHIFPDGYFELQSKQHSRVLVFTLQYSLNMLEGDTGCSILPSNLLLSELILSHPYLFSVTHTWPPCGSFSSSQVCLIELLLVIPHSYWTKQVYFFAMVSFAISSLVVYLGGLFIKLYLLSSYLIRP
- the LOC130961460 gene encoding uncharacterized protein LOC130961460 isoform X3, producing MCCIFSHARACGGGSITESVQKFIWDHCLSTPGDFYAPYLKIFLKKLISEVEFDHSYVLDYLYELYAQYMTSFKDDSFGKRDTRVCKRISHIFPDGYFELQSKQHSRVLVFTLQYSLNMLEGDTGCSILPSNLLLSELILSHPYLFSVTHTWPPCGSFSSSQGAKKRMSNDTRKGRKRDPHNLFFVPWHLLLFMLANEI
- the LOC130961460 gene encoding uncharacterized protein LOC130961460 isoform X4 — translated: MCCIFSHARACGGGSITESVQKFIWDHCLSTPGDFYAPYLKIFLKKLISEVEFDHSYVLDYLYELYAQYMTSFKDDSFGKRDTRVCKRISHIFPDGYFELQSKQHSRVLVFTLQYSLNMLEGDTGCSILPSNLLLSELILSHPYLFSVTHTWPPCGSFSSSQESMIDHNMALRKK
- the LOC130961460 gene encoding uncharacterized protein LOC130961460 isoform X1; the protein is MCCIFSHARACGGGSITESVQKFIWDHCLSTPGDFYAPYLKIFLKKLISEVEFDHSYVLDYLYELYAQYMTSFKDDSFGKRDTRVCKRISHIFPDGYFELQSKQHSRVLVFTLQYSLNMLEGDTGCSILPSNLLLSELILSHPYLFSVTHTWPPCGSFSSSQVCLIELLLVIPHSYWTKQVYFFAMVSFAISSLVVYLGGLFIKLYLLSSYLIRP